In Arthrobacter sp. StoSoilB5, one genomic interval encodes:
- a CDS encoding serine hydrolase domain-containing protein gives MVETGPAADWARKQVDLGRVPVAVLGIASSEGISDLVAFGHDGGRQATADDHFALFSVTKPITSMTVMRQVELGKLSLGASLGEALPGFGSDRTDTVTLEHLLSHRSGIADPELDGGAPLREDLTSAEQAFYAGSLVQYCNVAFEGAAAMAEWADGRPFDEQLRSLATDTGAKGLTFETDCNPHTVHGTEAAGLDVEAMYKKKHPGAGLFGTATDLLNLGSELLRNSGKAVRPATLASMRRPRTTGLSHISIRPKPLRHTGLGFQMPANESELLARGIYGHPGWSGTEWWMFPEEDRCVVFLTNVLDTPDLGVDTNELFNAVAAS, from the coding sequence ATGGTGGAAACAGGTCCCGCGGCGGACTGGGCCCGAAAGCAAGTCGATCTGGGGCGTGTGCCCGTTGCGGTCCTTGGTATTGCCTCCAGCGAGGGCATCTCGGACCTTGTCGCTTTTGGGCACGACGGCGGCAGGCAAGCAACGGCCGACGACCACTTCGCGCTGTTCTCAGTCACGAAACCCATCACCTCGATGACTGTGATGCGGCAGGTTGAGCTGGGGAAACTATCCCTTGGAGCTTCCCTGGGTGAAGCACTTCCCGGTTTTGGCTCAGACCGCACCGACACCGTCACATTGGAACACCTTTTGAGCCACCGCTCGGGCATTGCGGACCCGGAGCTCGACGGCGGCGCGCCGCTCCGCGAGGACCTCACCTCTGCGGAGCAAGCCTTTTACGCGGGCTCGTTGGTCCAATACTGCAATGTCGCTTTCGAGGGTGCCGCGGCCATGGCCGAATGGGCAGACGGGCGCCCGTTCGATGAGCAGCTCCGTTCGTTGGCAACCGACACCGGGGCCAAGGGCCTCACCTTCGAAACCGATTGCAACCCCCACACAGTCCACGGCACAGAGGCGGCGGGCCTGGACGTTGAGGCTATGTACAAGAAGAAGCACCCCGGTGCCGGGCTCTTCGGTACGGCCACGGACCTGCTCAATCTCGGATCTGAACTGCTGCGGAATTCCGGCAAGGCTGTCCGGCCTGCGACGCTTGCCTCCATGCGTCGGCCGCGAACCACCGGGCTTTCCCACATCTCCATCCGGCCCAAGCCCCTGCGCCATACCGGGCTTGGGTTCCAGATGCCCGCAAACGAATCCGAGCTCCTGGCCCGTGGGATCTATGGCCACCCCGGCTGGTCAGGCACGGAATGGTGGATGTTCCCGGAAGAGGACCGCTGCGTCGTGTTCCTGACCAACGTGCTGGATACACCCGACCTTGGCGTGGACACGAACGAGCTGTTCAACGCAGTGGCGGCTTCCTAG
- a CDS encoding sigma-70 family RNA polymerase sigma factor, protein MLSERELAFIAIHKDSYPSVFRFVRRRVESAEMAEEIAADVFRVVWQKWSDDARPELGYLLAIARNLVGNAYRSRERQQALQEKLRATAVERFGDDSGNVAVQDAMDRLRVQDREILQLAYWDGLGTTDLAGVLQCSESAAKVRLHRARTAFRKQLPAGAETTTQKMGV, encoded by the coding sequence GTGCTTTCCGAGCGCGAACTGGCGTTTATCGCCATTCACAAAGACAGTTATCCGTCCGTTTTCAGGTTTGTCCGCCGACGGGTTGAATCGGCGGAGATGGCCGAAGAAATCGCGGCAGACGTGTTCCGCGTCGTTTGGCAAAAGTGGTCGGATGATGCCCGGCCGGAACTCGGATACTTGCTCGCCATAGCGCGCAACCTTGTGGGTAATGCCTACCGCAGCCGCGAACGTCAGCAGGCTCTGCAGGAAAAACTGCGCGCGACGGCGGTGGAGCGTTTCGGGGACGACTCCGGGAACGTCGCGGTACAGGATGCGATGGACCGCTTGCGGGTGCAGGACCGCGAAATTCTGCAGCTGGCCTACTGGGACGGACTAGGTACCACTGACCTCGCCGGAGTGCTGCAGTGCAGTGAATCAGCAGCCAAGGTCCGTCTGCACCGGGCCCGGACCGCGTTCCGGAAACAGCTGCCCGCCGGCGCCGAAACGACTACACAAAAGATGGGAGTCTGA